One segment of Desulfosporosinus sp. Sb-LF DNA contains the following:
- the ileS gene encoding isoleucine--tRNA ligase, translated as MDYRNTLNLPETDFPMRGNLPQREPEILKSWEEEKLYAKVQKARAGRPKFILHDGPPYANGDIHLGHAINKVLKDVIIKYKTMMGFDAPYVPGWDTHGLPIEQQVIKKLGVNRHAVSALEFRQKCKDYAEKYVGIQREEFKRLGVRGDWEHPYLTLQKEYEAAQIGVFGDMTKKGYIYKGLKPVYWCPSCETALAEAEIEYADKPATAIYVKFAVRDGLNVLAEENTFVVIWTTTPWTLPANLAISVHPELTYVVVTAQQEHWVVAEGMLESLRSLWKLELPVEKTLSGKELEGVICRNPLIDRDSVVICGEHVTLEAGTGCVHTAPGHGEDDFLVGKNYGLPVLCPVDHQGKFTSEGGVYVGLKTGKANPVIVEDLKKTGDLVLEETIEHSYPHCWRCKSPIIFRATEQWFASIDGFRQVALDEIEKVRWIPAWGRDRIYNMIADRGDWCISRQRTWGVPIPIFYCEDCGKVLVNDQTIAKVQDFFRQEGSDAWFAHSANELLPEGTACDCGSTKFRKETDIMDVWFDSGTSHAGVLKQRSELSWPADLYLEGSDQHRGWFNSSLSTSVAAFGQAPYRSVLTHGFVVDEQGRKMSKSLGNGVDPLKVVQELGADILRLWVSSVDYKNDVAASPRIMKQMSEAYRKIRNTLRFLLSNLNDFDPAKDKVTYQELQEIDRWALLKLSKVVERVLQGYETYEFHWVYHTIHNFCTIELSAVYLDIVKDRLYVEGKTSLLRRSAQTVLYEVLDALVRLLAPVLSFMTEEIWPYIPGDKNAENVQIAEMPKVNSEWMNEKIADLWDQILELRADVSKVLEKARQEKLINHPLTAQVDLYPTEVQYEFLQKVPNLAEIFIVSNLTVHGPQEERPEGVQPAEGHEGLGILVQPAKGEKCERCWMFHEEVGKNLEHPTICPRCSTVVR; from the coding sequence TATCGCAATACACTGAATTTACCCGAAACAGATTTCCCAATGCGGGGAAATCTTCCCCAAAGGGAACCGGAAATCTTGAAATCATGGGAAGAAGAGAAACTTTACGCAAAGGTTCAAAAAGCACGTGCAGGACGACCAAAATTTATTCTTCATGACGGTCCACCATATGCTAATGGGGATATACATCTTGGACATGCCATCAATAAGGTATTGAAGGATGTTATCATCAAATACAAGACCATGATGGGTTTTGATGCGCCTTATGTGCCAGGATGGGATACCCATGGACTTCCTATCGAGCAACAAGTCATTAAGAAATTAGGCGTAAACCGTCATGCGGTATCTGCACTGGAATTCCGACAGAAATGTAAGGACTATGCTGAGAAATATGTAGGGATTCAGCGTGAGGAATTCAAACGGCTTGGAGTACGCGGAGATTGGGAACATCCTTACCTCACCTTGCAAAAGGAGTATGAGGCAGCTCAAATTGGGGTTTTTGGTGATATGACCAAAAAAGGCTATATTTATAAAGGGTTAAAACCTGTCTACTGGTGCCCTTCCTGTGAGACAGCATTAGCTGAAGCGGAAATTGAATATGCGGATAAGCCCGCCACGGCGATTTATGTTAAATTTGCGGTACGTGATGGGTTGAACGTGCTTGCCGAAGAGAATACTTTCGTGGTCATTTGGACCACAACTCCTTGGACCCTTCCAGCGAACCTAGCGATCAGTGTACACCCAGAGTTAACGTATGTCGTTGTCACTGCCCAACAAGAACATTGGGTCGTCGCTGAGGGGATGTTGGAGTCCTTACGCTCCCTCTGGAAGCTAGAACTTCCAGTTGAAAAGACACTCTCTGGTAAAGAACTTGAAGGTGTGATTTGTCGAAATCCGCTCATTGACCGAGACTCCGTGGTGATTTGCGGGGAACATGTTACCTTAGAAGCCGGCACAGGCTGTGTTCATACCGCGCCAGGCCATGGAGAAGATGACTTTTTGGTTGGGAAGAACTATGGGTTACCTGTCTTATGTCCAGTTGACCATCAAGGAAAATTCACGTCAGAAGGCGGAGTGTATGTTGGTCTTAAAACTGGAAAAGCAAATCCTGTGATTGTAGAGGACCTCAAGAAAACCGGAGATCTTGTGCTTGAGGAAACAATTGAGCACAGTTATCCTCATTGTTGGCGTTGCAAGAGCCCGATCATTTTCCGAGCAACAGAACAATGGTTTGCCTCCATTGATGGATTTCGCCAAGTAGCACTAGATGAGATTGAGAAGGTTCGCTGGATTCCCGCTTGGGGAAGAGATCGGATCTATAACATGATAGCAGACCGGGGAGACTGGTGTATTTCCCGGCAAAGGACTTGGGGGGTTCCTATTCCCATCTTCTACTGTGAGGATTGTGGAAAAGTGTTGGTGAATGACCAAACCATCGCAAAAGTTCAGGACTTTTTCCGTCAAGAAGGATCGGATGCTTGGTTCGCCCATTCTGCTAATGAATTGTTGCCAGAAGGGACCGCTTGTGATTGTGGTAGTACCAAATTCCGTAAAGAGACGGATATCATGGACGTTTGGTTTGATTCCGGTACAAGCCATGCTGGCGTCTTGAAGCAGCGGAGTGAACTTTCTTGGCCAGCAGATCTCTACCTAGAAGGTTCAGATCAGCACCGCGGTTGGTTCAATTCTTCTCTATCAACGTCAGTGGCCGCTTTTGGTCAAGCTCCCTATCGTAGCGTACTAACCCACGGCTTTGTGGTCGATGAGCAGGGGCGCAAGATGTCTAAATCGCTGGGCAATGGGGTTGATCCTCTTAAGGTTGTACAAGAATTAGGCGCAGACATTTTGAGGCTTTGGGTTAGTTCTGTGGATTATAAGAATGACGTGGCTGCTTCTCCGCGTATTATGAAGCAAATGTCTGAAGCCTATCGTAAAATCCGAAATACCCTGCGTTTCTTGTTGAGTAACCTCAATGATTTCGATCCTGCTAAAGACAAGGTGACTTATCAAGAACTTCAGGAAATTGATCGGTGGGCTTTGCTTAAACTTTCTAAAGTGGTTGAACGCGTGCTCCAGGGGTATGAGACTTATGAATTCCACTGGGTTTACCATACGATTCATAATTTCTGTACCATTGAATTAAGCGCCGTTTATCTGGATATTGTTAAGGACAGACTTTATGTAGAAGGAAAAACATCACTCCTTCGTCGCTCTGCCCAGACAGTTTTATACGAAGTCCTTGATGCTTTGGTTCGCCTTTTAGCTCCGGTCTTGTCGTTCATGACTGAAGAAATCTGGCCGTATATTCCTGGAGATAAGAACGCAGAAAATGTTCAAATAGCTGAAATGCCAAAGGTAAATTCGGAATGGATGAATGAAAAGATCGCTGACCTTTGGGATCAGATCTTGGAGTTACGGGCCGATGTTTCCAAAGTCTTGGAAAAAGCGCGTCAGGAAAAATTAATTAATCATCCGTTAACTGCACAAGTGGATCTTTATCCGACTGAAGTTCAATATGAATTCCTGCAAAAAGTCCCGAATCTTGCAGAAATCTTTATTGTTTCCAATCTAACTGTCCATGGGCCTCAGGAAGAAAGGCCAGAAGGTGTACAACCTGCGGAAGGTCACGAGGG